In Desulfonatronospira thiodismutans ASO3-1, the sequence AGCTGGAAAGGCTTTTATAGGCCCTCCGCTTCCTTTTGCATAAAGACTTGGCCGGAGGGGCCGGCATATACAGTTGTAATAATGCGCTCCCGCCTTCTGGAGGGAGCGCATTTTTTCGTCAGTTTTACGGTTATTCTTCTTCTTTCAGCCTGTTGACCAGTTCGCTTAATTCCTGGGCCTGCTGGGCCAGGTCGGAAATGGCCTGGGCCGACTGCTGCATGACGTCCGCGGTCTCCTGGGAAATGCGGCTTATTTCCTCCATGCTTCTGTTTACCTCCTCGCTTGCCGAAGACTGTTCCTCGCTGGCGGTGGCGATGGAGCGGACCTGGTCCGCTGCCTGCTCTGCCAGGGCCACGATTTCCTTGAGGGCTTCACCGGAATTATTAGCCAGTCCGGTGGATTCGTCCACCAGCTGCGCCACCTTATCCATGCCCTGGATATTTTCATCCGCACCGCTCTGTATGGATGAAATGGCCTCGCCGACTTCCTTGGTGGCCTTCATGGTCTTTTCCGCCAGCTTGCGCACTTCGTCGGCCACCACAGCAAAGCCCCGCCCGGCGTCACCGGCCCGGGCCGCTTCTATGGCCGCGTTGAGGGCCAGAAGGTTGGTCTGGTCGGCTATGTCTTCAATGACGTTCATTATCTGGCCGATCTGCTCGGACTGCTTGCCCAGCCCGGCCAGGCTGTCCTTCATCTCGCCGGCCTGCTGCTGCACCCTGTTGATGGCCTGGACCGACTGTTTGACCACGTCCGCCCCTTCCAGGGCCTTAGTCCTGGCCTGATCCGAGCTTTCAGCAGCGCTGGAGGCGTTTTTGGCCACTTCCAGGACAGTGGCATTCATTTCCTCCATGGCTGTAGCGGTCTCACCGGTGCGCTGCTTCTGCTGTTCAGCGCCGCGGCTGGACTGCTCCACCTGGGCCGATAGTTCGTCGGAAGCCGAGGTCATGCGCTCCACTACTTCTTCAATCTGACCGGCCGCCTGCAGCATTCCCTCGCGCTTGGCCTTCCTGGCCTGCTCCAGGGCTTCCTCGGCCTCGGACCTGAACTGTTCAGCCTTTTCAGTCTCCTGTCTGGCCTGTTCCTTCTTTTCCTCGGCTTCGGAGATCTTTTCCTTGAGGTTATCCACCATCTTCTGCAGGCTGTGTCCCAGATCCTGCATTTCATCCCGGGAATCGACCTGAAGCTTTTGCTCCAGGTTTCCGGCTGAGACCTGGCTGGCAAAGCCGGTTATTTTGTTCAGAGGTCTTAATATGGTCCGGTTGGT encodes:
- a CDS encoding methyl-accepting chemotaxis protein, whose product is MKQLFNLRLRGKIILPLIIALAVLILIIYFLLGRQLAVVSNEFIQRLSENKQAEIQGAMTLATQESEAVSSLFTRMPEVQQAYRTALQGDIDDLRSPESQEGREMLRQDLSDMLDGFKETRDEDLMLHFHLPNGRSLVRIWRDKNAMVDGNWEDVSDDISEFRETVMHVNNTGTPAQGLEVGRGGFTLRNVLPVMGEERDQLGSVEMLIDFDPVVEAAAEGEGEHLLVYMNEDLLDIATRLQDESEYPVLDNRYVQVMGADDRDLERMISADILDTGRTELSVHQEGNYSVAAFPILDYSGDQVGVMAYVLDISREQAMISNLTYTLVGTMALLLLILAGITFYNTNRTILRPLNKITGFASQVSAGNLEQKLQVDSRDEMQDLGHSLQKMVDNLKEKISEAEEKKEQARQETEKAEQFRSEAEEALEQARKAKREGMLQAAGQIEEVVERMTSASDELSAQVEQSSRGAEQQKQRTGETATAMEEMNATVLEVAKNASSAAESSDQARTKALEGADVVKQSVQAINRVQQQAGEMKDSLAGLGKQSEQIGQIMNVIEDIADQTNLLALNAAIEAARAGDAGRGFAVVADEVRKLAEKTMKATKEVGEAISSIQSGADENIQGMDKVAQLVDESTGLANNSGEALKEIVALAEQAADQVRSIATASEEQSSASEEVNRSMEEISRISQETADVMQQSAQAISDLAQQAQELSELVNRLKEEE